The Candidatus Dependentiae bacterium genome includes a window with the following:
- the dnaE gene encoding DNA polymerase III subunit alpha produces the protein MSQHFTHLHLHTDYSLLDGAITLERLVQFGKEQQLKALAITDHGNVFGAVKFFQLAKKANIKPILGIEAYFTDDVTQKNVEKKYHHLILLVQNKQGYQNLCKLLSFAYQQGFYFKPRIDYGILEKHSEGLIATTACLGGHIPSLLMQGNDTEAEKRMDWFMQVFGKDRFYFEVQPEDQHDQKVLNAKLFEWSARKDIPLIASADCHYVNAEDREAHEVMLAVQTQSKMTDPDRFTFGDCRAYMRTQTEMLEIFKDHEQAVWNSGKIADMCDFQFETGKLFFPEFEIPQEHTQESFFKHLCEVGFEDLLNQERIDRANYDFYRARLDEEVNLITKMGFIGYFLVVSDFIQWAKRNKIPVGPGRGSAAGSLVAWALQITNIDPIKYNLLFERFLNPERITMPDIDIDFCIEGRDKVINYVRDHYGHEKVGQIITFGTMLAKGVVKDVARALGIPFDDANAITNLIPEQLKITLKEAFDQEPRLKEMVDANPRAAKLFEIAFKLEGLTRHASKHAAGIVISPAPIDEVLPVYVPPKSTELVTQFAMTELESIGFLKIDFLGLKNLTLIDRAVKLIEKNHGVLLDIDKLPLDDAKTFQLLGQGKTSGVFQLESDGLKDVLIKLQPDKFEDVIAVNALYRPGPLGSGMVDDYIQRRHGKQEIKYLFPELAPILEETYGVIVYQEQVMKIASAIGSYSLGEADILRRAMGKKKPEEMAKQRQIFLDRAIQKGFDGQKAGELFDLMAYFAGYGFNKSHSAAYALIAYQTAFLKAHYRAEFMACLISLESDHPEKMSFYLQEAKDLGLPILPPHVNQSQIDFDVVNGAILFGLRGIKNVGMAALETILVEREKKPFADLLDFCSRVDLRTVNKRVIENLICAGGFDALPGNRAQKTEELETIIERALALKKSRLTGQMGLFDIGAPKTDDADAEIPAYQFAPRADWENKQKLEKEREVIGFYLSAHPLDSYKKYTSLFTCSTFEELRAVATNLAPADMHVATACGLKLSAKQIVTKKGDRMAFLQLEDATGKAEIVVFPSVFKKVEQWLDTHQVFLVKGIIDPSSMNQCKIKANEIVPVDLFFEQWPVERATIKLPTVLDNELLSKLKAQLTPGSVPLYLQFDENNKLLQLKTNQTITLNAATVEFLQSLAAEVKLIV, from the coding sequence ATGTCCCAACATTTTACTCATTTGCATTTGCATACCGATTATTCTCTTTTGGATGGCGCCATTACCCTGGAGCGCCTGGTTCAATTTGGCAAAGAGCAGCAGCTTAAAGCGCTTGCGATTACCGATCATGGTAACGTTTTTGGCGCGGTCAAATTCTTCCAGCTTGCAAAAAAAGCGAATATTAAACCAATTCTGGGAATTGAAGCTTATTTTACTGATGATGTAACGCAGAAGAACGTCGAGAAAAAATATCATCATTTGATTCTGCTGGTGCAAAATAAACAGGGGTATCAAAATCTATGCAAATTGCTTTCGTTTGCCTATCAGCAGGGTTTTTATTTTAAACCCCGCATCGATTACGGCATTTTAGAAAAACATTCCGAAGGATTAATTGCTACAACCGCGTGCCTTGGCGGCCACATTCCGAGTTTACTTATGCAAGGAAACGATACTGAAGCTGAAAAGCGGATGGATTGGTTCATGCAAGTTTTTGGCAAAGATCGTTTTTATTTTGAAGTGCAGCCAGAAGATCAGCATGATCAAAAAGTGCTGAATGCAAAACTTTTTGAATGGAGCGCACGCAAAGATATTCCGTTAATTGCCAGCGCCGATTGCCATTATGTAAATGCCGAAGATCGAGAAGCGCATGAAGTAATGCTTGCAGTGCAAACGCAAAGTAAAATGACCGATCCTGATCGCTTTACGTTTGGCGATTGCCGCGCTTATATGCGCACGCAAACTGAAATGCTTGAGATTTTTAAGGATCATGAACAAGCGGTGTGGAACTCCGGCAAAATAGCCGATATGTGCGATTTCCAGTTTGAAACGGGCAAATTATTCTTCCCCGAGTTTGAAATCCCGCAAGAACACACGCAAGAATCGTTTTTTAAGCATTTATGCGAAGTTGGCTTTGAAGATTTACTCAACCAAGAGCGCATCGATCGTGCAAACTACGATTTTTATAGAGCACGCCTTGATGAAGAAGTTAATCTGATAACTAAAATGGGATTCATTGGCTACTTTTTAGTAGTGAGTGATTTCATTCAATGGGCAAAGCGAAACAAAATTCCAGTTGGGCCAGGCCGTGGATCTGCTGCAGGATCCCTCGTTGCATGGGCTCTGCAGATTACCAATATCGATCCGATAAAATACAATTTACTTTTCGAGCGTTTTTTAAACCCGGAACGTATCACGATGCCCGATATAGATATCGATTTCTGCATTGAAGGGCGCGATAAAGTGATCAATTATGTGCGTGATCATTATGGGCACGAAAAAGTGGGCCAAATTATTACGTTTGGTACGATGCTTGCAAAAGGTGTCGTAAAAGACGTCGCCCGCGCACTTGGCATTCCGTTTGATGACGCGAATGCGATCACGAACTTAATTCCTGAACAGCTAAAAATTACGCTCAAAGAAGCGTTCGATCAAGAGCCGCGTTTAAAAGAGATGGTTGATGCAAATCCGCGCGCTGCAAAACTTTTTGAGATCGCTTTCAAGCTTGAAGGGTTAACGCGGCACGCTTCAAAGCATGCTGCCGGCATCGTAATTTCTCCCGCGCCGATTGATGAAGTGCTGCCCGTTTATGTTCCACCAAAAAGTACTGAGCTTGTAACGCAATTTGCAATGACCGAACTTGAAAGCATCGGTTTTTTGAAAATTGACTTTTTGGGACTCAAAAACTTAACGCTCATCGATCGTGCAGTAAAATTAATCGAAAAAAATCATGGCGTTCTTTTAGATATCGATAAGTTGCCCCTTGATGATGCAAAAACATTTCAGCTTTTGGGACAAGGAAAAACATCGGGCGTATTTCAATTAGAGTCAGATGGCCTAAAAGATGTATTAATCAAACTGCAGCCAGATAAATTTGAAGACGTGATCGCGGTGAACGCACTGTACCGCCCAGGGCCGCTGGGTTCTGGCATGGTCGACGATTATATTCAGCGCCGGCACGGCAAACAGGAAATTAAATATTTATTTCCCGAACTTGCGCCAATTTTAGAAGAAACTTACGGCGTAATCGTTTATCAAGAACAAGTAATGAAAATTGCTTCCGCCATTGGCTCATATTCTCTGGGTGAAGCGGATATTTTGCGACGCGCAATGGGTAAAAAGAAACCTGAAGAAATGGCAAAGCAGCGCCAAATATTTTTGGATCGCGCCATTCAAAAAGGGTTCGATGGCCAAAAAGCGGGAGAACTTTTTGATTTAATGGCATATTTTGCTGGTTATGGTTTTAATAAATCGCATTCTGCAGCCTATGCACTCATTGCGTACCAAACAGCCTTTTTAAAAGCGCATTATCGCGCAGAATTCATGGCCTGTTTGATTTCTTTGGAATCTGATCATCCTGAAAAAATGTCATTTTATCTGCAAGAAGCAAAAGATCTCGGCCTTCCGATACTTCCCCCGCACGTTAATCAATCGCAAATTGATTTTGACGTAGTGAATGGAGCGATTCTATTCGGATTGCGCGGGATTAAAAACGTCGGTATGGCGGCGCTTGAAACCATTTTGGTTGAACGAGAAAAGAAACCGTTTGCCGATCTTCTTGATTTCTGTTCACGCGTCGATTTACGCACCGTTAATAAACGGGTGATTGAAAATTTAATTTGTGCTGGTGGTTTTGATGCGTTGCCCGGAAATCGTGCACAAAAAACAGAAGAGCTCGAGACAATAATTGAGCGCGCATTGGCATTGAAAAAATCTCGGCTTACCGGCCAAATGGGACTCTTTGATATCGGCGCACCAAAAACAGACGATGCTGATGCGGAAATTCCGGCGTACCAGTTTGCGCCACGCGCTGATTGGGAAAATAAACAAAAATTAGAAAAAGAACGCGAAGTTATAGGATTTTATTTGAGCGCACATCCCCTTGATTCTTACAAAAAATATACGAGCTTATTTACGTGCAGCACCTTTGAAGAGTTGCGAGCAGTCGCCACGAATTTAGCACCGGCCGATATGCACGTGGCAACCGCATGTGGCCTAAAACTCAGCGCGAAACAGATAGTCACCAAAAAAGGTGATCGCATGGCTTTCCTGCAACTTGAAGATGCGACAGGAAAAGCGGAAATTGTTGTTTTTCCAAGTGTGTTTAAAAAAGTAGAACAATGGCTCGATACGCATCAGGTGTTTTTAGTAAAAGGCATCATTGATCCGAGCAGCATGAATCAGTGCAAAATAAAAGCCAATGAGATTGTACCGGTCGATCTTTTTTTCGAGCAATGGCCCGTAGAACGCGCGACCATTAAATTGCCTACCGTTCTTGATAATGAATTACTTTCAAAATTAAAAGCGCAACTAACACCCGGAAGCGTACCGCTCTACCTTCAGTTTGATGAGAATAATAAACTGCTTCAATTAAAAACCAATCAAACGATTACACTCAATGCTGCCACAGTAGAATTTTTACAATCGCTGGCAGCAGAAGTTAAACTCATTGTTTAG
- a CDS encoding ankyrin repeat domain-containing protein translates to MNYLKRIALLSLLCITSSCSNLNASETNNGQSKSEVLETELKKAAYEQNIALAESLLKNGANPNHFISENRETLVHAPGSLEMLKLLIKYGGNVEALDDWNMTPLYSAVHYGELASVDLLLRNGADPNHRDIRGRTPLHMVNSEYQLQPELVINLLIRSGADLNAKNNEGRTPLANAVAHYDSGAFKALLDAGANQEGIDEEIISSFAKCKCVENEGEWRNAFWDCFRLNLMNKILDCYRNQKDHEQK, encoded by the coding sequence GTGAATTACTTGAAACGAATTGCATTGTTATCTCTCCTTTGTATTACTTCTTCTTGCTCTAATTTGAATGCCAGTGAAACTAATAACGGCCAATCAAAAAGTGAAGTTTTAGAAACTGAACTGAAAAAAGCGGCGTATGAACAAAATATAGCTTTAGCTGAATCATTATTAAAAAATGGTGCGAATCCAAACCATTTTATAAGCGAAAATCGAGAAACTCTCGTGCATGCGCCAGGTTCTTTGGAAATGCTAAAATTATTAATTAAATATGGCGGAAATGTTGAAGCACTTGATGACTGGAATATGACGCCTCTTTACTCTGCTGTACATTATGGTGAACTGGCCAGCGTTGATTTATTGCTTAGAAATGGTGCTGATCCTAATCATCGAGACATTCGTGGCAGAACGCCTTTGCATATGGTAAATAGTGAATACCAACTTCAACCTGAATTAGTAATTAATTTATTGATTCGATCTGGTGCCGATCTCAACGCGAAAAATAATGAAGGACGGACTCCGCTGGCAAATGCGGTAGCGCATTATGACTCAGGGGCCTTTAAAGCGCTTCTTGATGCTGGCGCAAACCAGGAAGGGATCGATGAAGAAATTATTTCCTCCTTTGCAAAGTGCAAGTGTGTTGAAAATGAAGGCGAATGGCGTAATGCCTTTTGGGATTGTTTTCGTTTAAATCTGATGAACAAAATCCTCGATTGTTACCGAAATCAAAAAGACCATGAACAAAAATAG
- a CDS encoding right-handed parallel beta-helix repeat-containing protein — protein MKNINFLFAFFLLCGISFLNAQNDSNESEIISKTEDAIIAFIDQNPTDQVRTNCVLSTQINSRNIPYTINTAGTYCVVENIALSRAGATLITINANNVVLDLNNQTISGFGNYIIASNNSGAVPNVGTNFQNNTTFGNLQSNIPSINSLQGGAFPNITTNQNQNNNTVNSINSINGINTNPNFGTNNTSNGNATNIGTVSGTGLTINGIQVNARSNVTIQNGALINFASNGIFLSPGCQQIEINNVFLFNNNVGILANGINRCLISNCFAALCRTAGILISNGVSFNAQNSIISKCYAFGTGIGSSTAGPGFSFGNCSNFLINQCIAYGNRGNGFQQTACTGFLYEQCQSSGNINSAHGFSIENNNTSLESCIADNNQFDGFRANCNQISLENCKSKNNRNGFNFEGGTDGIVLNNFAQNNSVSGFALAAATRAFQVRSNTATGNTTFGFSDLNVTAPLNKFYANFANNNGTNFSGITNVAVSPLPATPINFTTNIAE, from the coding sequence ATGAAAAATATTAATTTTTTGTTTGCGTTCTTTCTATTGTGCGGCATATCTTTTTTAAATGCTCAGAATGATAGTAATGAAAGCGAAATTATTAGTAAAACGGAAGACGCAATAATTGCATTTATCGATCAAAACCCAACTGATCAAGTGCGAACCAATTGCGTTCTTTCAACGCAAATTAATTCGAGGAATATTCCATATACTATTAATACAGCAGGAACTTATTGCGTTGTTGAAAACATTGCCCTATCAAGAGCGGGTGCTACGCTCATCACCATCAACGCAAACAACGTGGTTTTAGATTTAAATAATCAAACCATTAGCGGATTTGGCAACTATATTATAGCAAGCAATAATAGCGGAGCGGTCCCAAACGTTGGCACCAATTTTCAGAACAATACAACTTTTGGAAACCTTCAATCAAACATACCCAGCATTAACTCCCTCCAGGGCGGTGCATTCCCGAATATTACAACTAACCAGAATCAGAACAATAATACGGTTAACTCTATAAATTCTATAAATGGAATCAATACGAATCCAAACTTTGGAACAAATAATACATCAAATGGCAACGCCACCAACATTGGCACCGTTAGTGGTACGGGATTGACGATAAACGGGATCCAAGTAAACGCTCGGAGCAATGTAACTATCCAGAATGGCGCGCTTATCAATTTTGCATCCAATGGCATATTTCTCTCTCCCGGCTGCCAGCAAATTGAGATAAACAACGTTTTTCTTTTTAATAACAACGTAGGAATTTTAGCGAATGGAATTAATCGCTGCTTGATTAGCAATTGCTTTGCCGCACTATGCAGAACGGCAGGGATTCTTATCTCAAATGGCGTTTCATTTAACGCTCAAAATTCCATAATCTCAAAATGTTATGCATTCGGTACTGGGATTGGAAGTTCGACCGCTGGCCCTGGTTTTTCATTTGGCAATTGCTCCAATTTTCTTATCAACCAATGCATTGCATATGGAAATCGGGGGAATGGCTTTCAGCAAACGGCATGCACCGGATTTCTTTATGAACAATGCCAATCAAGCGGGAATATTAATAGTGCACACGGTTTTTCTATAGAGAATAATAATACATCTCTGGAATCATGCATTGCCGATAATAATCAATTTGATGGATTCAGAGCGAATTGTAACCAAATAAGTCTTGAGAATTGTAAATCAAAAAATAATCGCAACGGATTTAATTTTGAAGGCGGCACCGACGGCATCGTACTCAATAATTTTGCGCAAAACAATTCGGTTTCTGGATTTGCCCTAGCTGCAGCAACTCGGGCTTTTCAAGTGCGCAGCAATACGGCAACTGGAAATACGACATTCGGCTTTAGCGATCTAAATGTAACGGCACCGCTCAATAAATTTTATGCTAATTTTGCAAACAATAATGGCACTAATTTTAGCGGAATCACGAACGTCGCGGTTTCACCACTGCCCGCAACGCCAATTAACTTTACGACCAATATTGCTGAATAA
- a CDS encoding YicC family protein produces MVVSMTGFALKNIQLKKADGSTVLLTMSVKSLNSRFFETTCKMPNALQFLELEFIKQLKEHLIRGHVTLLIHAMSANSFKGPVQVDMPTVKSYLNALELIKKSTKIEGEPMLSDIVLLPNIFTFEEQTADESLRTPIMRALDDLIAQLDKTRQVEGAALLKDLEKRMQNSHAEMAVLEQEAAVFMKAKKEKTTARLAKLDTSNQEIADSQRNALYFELDKIDINEEIVRFKSHMATFLKTVHAPEIEKGRRLDFILQEMAREINTITSKCSDAAISTHAINIKVELEKAREQVQNIV; encoded by the coding sequence ATGGTTGTCAGTATGACCGGTTTTGCCCTGAAAAATATTCAACTCAAAAAAGCTGACGGGTCTACCGTTTTACTGACCATGAGCGTCAAATCGCTCAATTCACGATTTTTTGAAACTACCTGCAAAATGCCAAATGCGCTGCAGTTTTTAGAACTTGAATTTATCAAGCAGCTCAAAGAACATCTTATTCGTGGGCATGTGACTCTTCTTATTCATGCAATGAGTGCCAATTCATTCAAAGGCCCTGTGCAAGTCGATATGCCAACGGTCAAAAGCTATCTGAATGCTTTAGAGTTAATAAAGAAAAGCACTAAGATAGAAGGCGAACCGATGCTTTCAGATATTGTTTTGCTCCCTAATATTTTCACCTTTGAAGAACAAACTGCTGATGAATCGCTGCGCACGCCGATCATGCGAGCGCTGGACGACTTAATCGCCCAGCTTGATAAAACCCGCCAGGTTGAGGGCGCTGCTTTATTGAAAGATCTTGAAAAGCGCATGCAAAATTCGCACGCAGAAATGGCGGTTCTTGAACAAGAGGCTGCCGTTTTCATGAAAGCTAAAAAAGAAAAAACTACTGCTCGATTAGCAAAACTTGATACAAGTAATCAAGAAATAGCCGATTCGCAACGCAATGCTCTTTATTTTGAACTCGATAAAATTGATATTAATGAAGAGATTGTTCGATTCAAAAGCCACATGGCCACCTTTTTAAAAACGGTGCACGCTCCCGAAATAGAAAAGGGCCGCCGCCTCGATTTTATTTTGCAGGAAATGGCCCGCGAAATAAATACCATTACATCAAAATGCTCCGATGCTGCAATCAGCACTCATGCAATTAATATTAAAGTAGAGCTCGAAAAAGCTCGCGAACAAGTTCAAAATATCGTATAA
- a CDS encoding YebC/PmpR family DNA-binding transcriptional regulator, translating to MSGHSKWATIKRKKAAIDNKRGKVFSRLSKEISVAARGGGDPSGNPRLRLLIEKAREANMPMDNITRAVKKGTGELPGAHYEEQMYEGYGPYGIAVMVDTLSDNKNRTVAEIRRIFMVKGGSLGEAGSVGWMFQKLGVVQAAGKSSEDELMEKLIDFDIKDLSQEDDFFTITCEPKALEPIKQVVKSLGLKIESAEIEWVAQNTTPLTAEQTEKAVEFLNELEEHDDVQNVFTNLGS from the coding sequence ATGTCTGGTCATTCCAAATGGGCAACGATAAAACGCAAAAAAGCGGCCATTGATAATAAGCGCGGAAAAGTGTTCTCGCGCCTCAGTAAAGAAATTTCTGTAGCTGCACGTGGTGGTGGCGATCCTTCTGGCAATCCACGACTTCGCCTTTTAATAGAAAAAGCGCGCGAAGCCAATATGCCAATGGATAATATTACCCGGGCCGTAAAAAAAGGTACCGGAGAACTTCCTGGGGCGCACTACGAAGAACAAATGTACGAAGGCTATGGGCCGTACGGAATCGCGGTGATGGTTGACACCCTTAGTGATAACAAAAACCGCACGGTTGCCGAAATTCGTCGCATTTTCATGGTCAAAGGCGGCTCCCTTGGCGAAGCCGGTTCTGTCGGCTGGATGTTTCAAAAACTTGGCGTTGTGCAAGCTGCAGGAAAAAGCAGCGAAGATGAATTAATGGAAAAACTCATCGATTTCGATATCAAAGATTTGTCGCAAGAGGATGATTTCTTCACGATCACGTGTGAACCCAAAGCACTAGAACCAATTAAACAAGTCGTTAAATCCCTCGGGCTTAAGATTGAGAGCGCCGAAATTGAATGGGTCGCGCAAAATACAACGCCACTTACCGCGGAACAAACGGAAAAAGCAGTTGAGTTTCTAAATGAGCTTGAAGAGCACGATGATGTTCAAAACGTGTTTACAAATTTAGGATCATAA
- the ruvB gene encoding Holliday junction branch migration DNA helicase RuvB produces MNDVSPITLLTQETLEERSHDFAPKTFEDYLGQEELKKKLALYTQAAKMRGEPLDHLLLFGPPGLGKTTLATIMAHVMQVGIKIASGPMLERTGDLVALLSNLEPRDIFFIDEIHRMPSNVEEVLYTAMEQFNVDVIIGQGAGAKTVTLPLQPFTLIGATTKSGMISAPLRSRFGIVERIDFYNDEELQKIIMQSAQFLKLSISENAALMIARCARGTPRIAKKIVRRVRDFAQVNDVPADDIMVGKALEFLGIDQDGLNSIDNMLLRRIIEQFNGGPVGVETLASLIGEDKDTIEEVIEPFLMRKCYLEKTARGRQIPHKALSYLRNKFLGQKDLFSL; encoded by the coding sequence ATGAACGATGTTTCACCAATTACGCTCCTCACCCAAGAAACTCTTGAAGAGCGATCGCATGATTTTGCACCAAAAACATTCGAAGATTATTTAGGGCAGGAAGAACTTAAAAAAAAATTAGCGCTGTACACGCAAGCTGCCAAAATGCGGGGAGAGCCTCTCGATCATCTTTTACTCTTTGGGCCTCCAGGATTGGGAAAAACTACACTCGCAACGATAATGGCGCATGTGATGCAAGTTGGCATCAAAATCGCGAGCGGGCCAATGCTTGAACGAACTGGTGATTTAGTCGCCCTTCTTTCAAATTTAGAGCCGAGAGATATTTTTTTTATAGACGAAATTCATCGCATGCCTTCAAACGTAGAAGAAGTGCTTTACACCGCAATGGAGCAATTTAATGTGGATGTCATCATCGGGCAAGGAGCTGGAGCAAAAACGGTTACGCTTCCGCTGCAACCTTTTACGCTCATTGGAGCAACCACCAAAAGTGGCATGATATCCGCTCCTTTGCGCAGTCGATTCGGAATAGTTGAGCGAATTGATTTTTATAACGACGAAGAACTCCAAAAGATTATTATGCAAAGCGCACAGTTTTTAAAACTAAGCATATCGGAAAATGCAGCATTGATGATTGCGCGCTGTGCGCGGGGCACTCCACGTATTGCTAAAAAAATCGTGCGGCGCGTGCGCGATTTTGCACAAGTTAACGATGTTCCTGCCGATGATATTATGGTAGGCAAAGCGCTCGAATTTTTGGGGATAGATCAAGATGGCCTTAACTCAATCGATAATATGCTTTTGCGCAGAATTATAGAGCAGTTTAATGGCGGGCCGGTCGGTGTTGAAACGTTAGCTTCACTCATTGGCGAAGATAAAGATACCATAGAAGAGGTCATAGAACCGTTTTTGATGAGAAAATGCTATCTGGAAAAGACTGCTAGGGGTCGACAGATTCCCCATAAGGCATTATCTTATTTAAGAAACAAGTTTCTTGGGCAAAAAGATTTATTTTCCCTCTAG